The nucleotide window AGTAGCAATAATAGGGGATATTTTCCACAGCCGTGTTGCACGCTCTAACGCCTGGGGCATGAGCACGATGGGTATTGATGTGGTGCTTTGCGGCCCACCGACACTGCTGCCTCAGCACAGGGAGAGTCTGGGAGTACCTGTGACCGACAACCTCGATGAGGCTCTGGAGGGGGCGGATGTCGTGATGCTTTTGAGGCTCCAGCTTGAGAGACAATCAAGCGGCGCATTTCCCTCGATTCGCGAATACCGTGACCGCTACGGCCTGGATCTCGATAAACTCTCATCTTTACCTGAAAATGTTCTTATCATGCACCCCGGACCCATTAACAGGGGAGTGGAACTGGCATCGGATGTGGCCGATGGACCAAACTCTGTTATACTGGAGCAGGTTACAAACGGGGTAGCTGTGCGTATGGCTGTGCTGTATCTGCTTGGAGGCGGTGAAAATGCTTAGAAAACCAAACGGCGCGACTATTATCCCGCCTGATAATTCAGTAATTCCTGCACCTTTACTCATAAAAGACGGAAGAGTCATCGACCCTGCCAACGGCATTGACAGAGTGATGAATGTTATCGTTCGTAACGGTAAGATCAACTCTTTGACAACAGAAATGCCCTCGAATCTGACCGGTACATCTATAATCGACGCAAAAGGAAAATGGGTGGTACCCGGGCTGACAGACATGCATGTTCACCTGAGGGAGCCGGGTCGGGAGGACAAGGAGACTATTGCCACAGGTACCCAGGCAGCCGCTGCCGGAGGCTTTACATCTGTAGCCTGCATGCCCAATACCACACCTGCTCTGGATGAGGAGTCCAAGATCAGGTATGTGATTCAGCGGGCAGAGCATTGCCCATGCAGGATCTATCCTGTTGGTGCGATCACAAGGGGCCTGGAGGGGGAGGAACTGGCTCCTATCGGCGAGATGGTAAAGGCTGGAGCCAGGGGAGTGACCGATGACGGGAAATCGGTGGCTAAGTCCAATCTCATGCGGAATGCTCTGAACTACTCTAAATCCTTCAATATCCCGGTGCTTTGTCATTGTGAGGACACCGCGTTGAGCCAGAAGGGCCACATGAATGAGGGGATAGTTTCCACGCGTCTGGGTATGAGAGGTATTCCTACCATCTCAGAGGAGATTGTGGTTGCAAGGGATATTCTGCTTGCAGAATATACAGGCGCCCGGATTCATATAATGCATGTGTCTACTGCAGGGTCTGTGCGGCTTATCCGTGACGCAAAAAAGCGCGGCGTGAGGGTGACTGCGGAAACATGTCCTCATTATATTGCTTTGACAGATGAGGATGTCGGGCTCTATTGTACCAATAAGAAAATGAATCCCCCTCTTCGTACTGCTCTTGACCGTGATGCTGTAATAGAGGGACTTGTTGATGGTACTATCGATGTTATTGCTAGTGATCACGCTCCCCATGTGCCTGAGGAGAAGGATGTTGAGTTTGATGCCGCATCATTTGGGGTGATAGGCCTTGAGACATCGGTGGGTGTAGTGATCAACTACCTGGTGGCAAAAGATATTCTGAAGCCGTCCGTGATGGTTGAGAAGATGAGCCTTAACCCTAACCGGATTCTGGGAACTGCAGGAGGGACACTTTCGGTGGGTGCTCTGGCAGACGTCACCATAATCGATCCGGATGAGCAGTGGACTGTTGATCCCAGATGTTTCTTTTCCAAATCACACAACACTGCTTTTGAGGGTTTCTCTCTGCGCGGTTGTGCTGTCTACACTATTCTTGGTGGAAGAGTAGTTTTCCGGAAAAACAGTCTGACTGACAAATTAAAGGCTGGTTAACTCTGTCGTGGTTCAGCGACAACTGTGCTCGCTGTAATCCACATTATTCTTGTTTTTACTAATAATATGAGGAACATCGTATCAGAATTATCTGCCCTTTGGGGGCAGATAATTCTGATACCGGTAACTAAAAATCTCTTTTCTTAAGTTAGTTAGAATCAAGGTCGGTCACTGCACACCAAGCTTTATATTCTTCAAGTAGCTTTTGTTATCGACGTCTTTAAATTTAACAACGGCCAGATAGACTCCTCCCTCCACTTTTCTTCTATTCTGGTTTCGCGCATCCCAGAAAAGACCATAATTTGTGGCTGTGGATGCTTTCAGAAGATCTACATCGCTTGCCATCAGATTACCAACCGCATCGTAGATTGTGGCTTTGCCGTATGATTCCTTACCGTCTTTGGGTTTATCTGTGACGGGTGCCAGTGGTTTTTTGGAAATAACAGCCACCAGCATCCCTTCCTGCTTGTCTGCAATAACATTAGCAAAGCGCATTCTGACTTCTGCTGGAAGCGTGTTGATCGATCCCGGTCTGTAAGGATTGGGGTAGACAGAAATGATGACGGCATTGCTTCCGGCCATCTCCACCAGTACTTTTCTGGAGATTGAGGCATTTGGGGGGGCATTTCCGGCACTGTCGGAACCTCCTGAAACATACTGCATCATGTCCTTGTAAGGAGTGATCTCAAATTTGGTATTTGACTGATCAGCAAGGATGATTGTAATGTTGTCAATGAAGACCCGGGATCCGCTTGAATAGAAGCGTGAGTTTTGAAGCACCTGGCTGGTCGGTTCTGCTAAATCGGTGAAAAAGTAGTAATTGAAAGCAGATTCCGGGAGTATATCCAGGAGCTTTTCTCTGTTGACAGGCTCACTGAAAGTGATCACCAGCGTATCTGCATAACGCATCGTGCTGGGATAGAGTACTGCCTTTTCGATCACCGGCCCAACTCCATCCCTGGCAGTGATATTGGTAAGATTGATTATACCCCCTGCTTCCTGTGAGAAAAATACCGGAAGTGTTCCATTGAGAGTGAGTATCCAGTCTGTCTGGAGACCCCAGCTATCGTTTTCATTAATTTCAAGGTAAAAGACCGAATCTCGTGCATTACCCGATTTTGATATAATTTCGTTAACCTGAAGATTCCTTCCATTATATGTGATCGAGATGGAAGAATTCTGGCCATCGACCGACAGTGGCACATCGATATGCAGTTCGATTCTGTCGATAAGCCCGTCTCCATCAATATCCCTTGTGATTGCGTCGGTGATTGCTGCAGCTTCCGCATTGACAATTGCAGCGTCTGGGATAAGGTTCCCTTCCTGAACATTGACAGTTGTAGTGCCGTTTCCTGACAGGGAGATAATCCCGGTCGAGGAATTTCCGGCCTGTCCTGAGGCGTTTGCGATCTCAGTATTTGCAGATGTCCAGATTGTCTGAGCAGGATCGGAGGCGCGCACGTAGTTATTGTATTTGTCACGCACTACCGCATAGAGTGTTTTTGTCGGATCGCTGCTTGTAAGACGGATTGTCTCCTGTGGAGAGTCTTCATTGAGCAGGCTCCCTGAGACATTGGGCGAAGTGAGGATATCCATATGATGCGGATCTCCGGGACGGATGGGAATAGTGGTTGTTGCAACGATCTGGGCACCGCTTTTTGGATCGATGACTGAAGCCTCGATAGTCACTTCCCGCCATGCTTTGGTGGCTGTGAATTTCGATGTACCGCCGGTATTGTTAAGGAGCGAATCGCCCGGCTCCATGTCCAGTACCCGCCATTGTACATTGGGGAGCAGATCGCTGAGAAGTGAGTCATACTGGTCGAAAATCTCAGCGGAAATTGTTACTGTATCTCCGGCACGGAGACTGTCTGAGGAAACAGTGAGCACTATTTTGTTGGCTACAGAGAGCGTATGGGTCAGTGATGCAAACATGATAGCATCGTAGGTAATCTGCTGAGATGCGACACTGTTTGCCAGAAATGAGGGCTGGAATGAAAGCGCGACACCTCTTCTGATCAGGTCCTGTGCGGTTGTGTCCTGGATTGCTACGAGCACATTGAGTTCATTGGCTGCTGGCCGGGTTTCACCATCCCAGTGTCCCTGCTGGTATCCAAGCATGGTGAGCCATTGGGGATAAAGGATGTTGTATTTGTCGGCATCTGCCTGACAGCGGCCTGCACCTAAAGGCAGAAAATTCATCAATGTATCATTCAGGATGGAATCGACAGCATTGGAGATGATCCCATTTACACCAGGATAAGCGAGCACTCCGTTTTCAAATGTCTTGAGATGATCATCATTGGCCCGCAGAAGTCCTATCCACAGGGAGTCGATTTTGGTTGCGTCTCCCAGAGGTTCCGGCATATTAACAACACCGCTGAACCCGAAAGTATTTGTCGCCAGACTCGCTGCATCATCGCCAATGGATACAATGCCGATTTTGAGATTTACAGCTCTGCTGAAGATGGTATCCAGTTCACGGCCGTTCCATCCTGAGCTCCATCCTGCATTTACATGCACAATTACGTGAGGTATGGTGTCCCCGCCCCAGAGTGCCCTTATGTCATCCCAGGTCGCATGATCAGAAGTGGTATTCTTGATCTCTTTGATGTTTGGCACTCTCTGAGGATTGAGAGCAGCTTTGACAAATTCGAGCGTTTTCTCTCCTATAGGACGAGTCGATGCATCACAATTGGAATTGCCCTGAGCATCATTCCAGATGATTGCTATCCTGACGGTATCCTCGTAGTCCGGATGCACTCTGTAAGGAGCCTCTGAGAAGCTGGTTGAGACAATGAAAAACAATAGAAATGCAGGCAAGTTAACCGCTAAGCGCAGTTCTTTCATAGGTATTCCCCCTCTCTGATTTTCTCTGATACTATAAATCTATAAAAAAAATGGGTTTTATGCCTGAAAAAGATCAGTTTTCAGGCATAAAACATGCTGAAAATGTATTCCTGAGGATTCAACATGGAAAAATTGATCGGTGAGGTTGTGGGTGGCTGCCGCATAGAGGAGCTGATAGGAAAAGGTGGGATGGGTGTTGTCTACAGAGCGCATCATCTGGCCCTCGATATTCCTGTAGCGGTAAAGATCTTGCAGCCGACCCTGTCACTGGTTAACGATAAAGAAAGATTCCTTCGGGAAGCCCGGACCACTGCCCGTCTGAGAAACCCCTATATTGTCGGTGTGTTGAATGTAGGATGCGAGAAAGGTCTGCATTTTATAGTCATGGAGTATGTAGAGGGCAAAAATCTTCTGGATATAATCACAAAACGAAAAAAGATCCCGGTTTCTGAGGCTGTTGAGATTGCTGCTCAGGTTCTTGAGGCTCTGGATGCGGCTTTCAAACAGGGGATAGTTCATCGGGATATCAAACCGGAAAACATTATCGTTGACAAAGAGGGAAAGGTGCGTCTGACCGATCTGGGGCTGGCGAGGGTTTGTGGAGATATCTCCCTTACACAAACATCGGTATCTCTTGGAAGTCCCTATTACATCGCGCCTGAGCAGGCCGAAAACCCCAGAAATACCGACCACAGAGCGGATCTCTATTCTCTTGGCTGCACAATTTTTCACATGATTTCAGGATCTCCGCCCTACTGTGGTGAATCCTTTGTGGAAGTTATTCTCGATCATATCCGTAAACCAGTTCCTTCGCTTCAGAGGTTTGAACGGAGTGTCAATCTTTCTCTTTCAGAGTTTGTTAAAAAAATGATGGCAAAGAGCCCGGAGAAACGTTATGGAACTCCTGCGGAAGCACTTGCAGCACTGAGGGAAGCGGTAAGTGAAAAAACTGCAGGCTGCAGGGGAGAAAAGGAAAACGCAAAAAAGAAAAATTTCCGCTATCTGCAGACCTTTGCTAAAATGGCGATTTTTATGCTCGTTGCTGCGGCACTTTTTTTACTGTACCGGAATGGACATCTCCTGAACGCGGGTAAATTTCTCTTGAATATCAAAAAAGGATTGATACGGGAAACTCCGCAAACCCTGGAGGACAGTCTGCAGTTTATTAATAGTCAAAACTTGCCTTTAGATCAATTCCGGACAAATCAGATTAATTCTTTACACAAGGCAGTGATATCCGGAAGTGTTGAGGATGTCAGGTTTCTGCTTGAGTCCGGGGCGGATCCCAACGCCGCTGATTCTCAGGAGAATTCACCTCTTCATTATGCCTTGAAAAGAGGAAATTTGATGATAATAAGGCTGCTTATCGGGCAAGGCGCCAAACTCAATCAACGCGACAGATTCGACATCGATGCGAGCAACGATGGTGTCGATACTGGTTCCGATATTGATGCCCAATAAGAACATCCGGACACTTTTGCCCTGATATATATTCTAATACTTTGTGGAAAAACGGGGTGTAGCGCAGCCTGGTAGCGCACGTGGTTTGGGACCACGGTGTCGCTGGTTCGAATCCAGTCACCCCGATTTACCCATTTCAGGTTTTAAGCAAAGTGGCACTGTCCGGAAATTATTTTAGTCCGGCGATATTCAAAGAAATCGTGCCCCTGTAGCTCATCTGGATAGAGCATCTGCCTTCTAAGCAGAGGGTAACAGGTTCGAATCCTGTCAGGGGTACTAAAATAGAGGCTCCGTAGGTCGTAACAGGCTTACGGGGCTTTTTTTTTGGTTTTTTTGTCAGAATGGTTGCTTATTAATTGTATTCAGGGCATTATATTA belongs to Fibrobacter sp. and includes:
- a CDS encoding dihydroorotase — protein: MLRKPNGATIIPPDNSVIPAPLLIKDGRVIDPANGIDRVMNVIVRNGKINSLTTEMPSNLTGTSIIDAKGKWVVPGLTDMHVHLREPGREDKETIATGTQAAAAGGFTSVACMPNTTPALDEESKIRYVIQRAEHCPCRIYPVGAITRGLEGEELAPIGEMVKAGARGVTDDGKSVAKSNLMRNALNYSKSFNIPVLCHCEDTALSQKGHMNEGIVSTRLGMRGIPTISEEIVVARDILLAEYTGARIHIMHVSTAGSVRLIRDAKKRGVRVTAETCPHYIALTDEDVGLYCTNKKMNPPLRTALDRDAVIEGLVDGTIDVIASDHAPHVPEEKDVEFDAASFGVIGLETSVGVVINYLVAKDILKPSVMVEKMSLNPNRILGTAGGTLSVGALADVTIIDPDEQWTVDPRCFFSKSHNTAFEGFSLRGCAVYTILGGRVVFRKNSLTDKLKAG
- a CDS encoding protein kinase, producing MEKLIGEVVGGCRIEELIGKGGMGVVYRAHHLALDIPVAVKILQPTLSLVNDKERFLREARTTARLRNPYIVGVLNVGCEKGLHFIVMEYVEGKNLLDIITKRKKIPVSEAVEIAAQVLEALDAAFKQGIVHRDIKPENIIVDKEGKVRLTDLGLARVCGDISLTQTSVSLGSPYYIAPEQAENPRNTDHRADLYSLGCTIFHMISGSPPYCGESFVEVILDHIRKPVPSLQRFERSVNLSLSEFVKKMMAKSPEKRYGTPAEALAALREAVSEKTAGCRGEKENAKKKNFRYLQTFAKMAIFMLVAAALFLLYRNGHLLNAGKFLLNIKKGLIRETPQTLEDSLQFINSQNLPLDQFRTNQINSLHKAVISGSVEDVRFLLESGADPNAADSQENSPLHYALKRGNLMIIRLLIGQGAKLNQRDRFDIDASNDGVDTGSDIDAQ